The Nitrospiraceae bacterium genome window below encodes:
- a CDS encoding glycosyltransferase has product MIILQVHNFYQSPGGEDQVFAHESALLQRFGHQVVKFTAHNADIQHLSTARLVHSTLWNSQIYSQLRKIIQRYRPHLVHFHNTFPLISPAAYYAAKSEQIPVIQTLHNYRLICPSAILFRHGRVCEECINKSFPWPAILHGCYQQRRSATTVTAGMLGLHRILSTWSSQVDAYIALTHFAKKKFIAGGIPKDKLFVKPNFLPVSPTEGVGERAYILFVGRLTDEKGLNILLEAWKNIRTTLQLKIIGDGPLASTLATQAKVLRGIEWLGQRDRDSVSTMMKNAFALIVPSLWYEGFPMVVAEAYSVGLPVISSAVGSLEEVVTHGVTGRHFRPGDSQDLQTQIEWAINHPESMIEMRKNARERFLSRYTAEENHRLLMEIYDHTLGETSQQTDSSPQHPQSNS; this is encoded by the coding sequence CTGATTATTTTACAAGTTCATAATTTTTATCAAAGCCCTGGAGGTGAAGATCAGGTTTTTGCTCATGAGAGCGCTCTTCTTCAACGGTTTGGGCACCAGGTCGTCAAATTCACGGCTCACAATGCTGACATTCAGCATCTGAGTACGGCTCGCCTGGTTCACTCGACATTATGGAATTCCCAAATCTATTCCCAACTACGGAAAATCATTCAACGTTACCGCCCCCATCTAGTCCACTTTCATAATACGTTTCCCCTTATTTCCCCCGCAGCCTATTATGCTGCTAAATCTGAACAGATTCCGGTCATTCAAACATTGCATAATTACCGGCTTATCTGTCCCTCTGCCATCTTATTCCGTCATGGAAGGGTTTGCGAAGAATGTATAAACAAGTCCTTTCCTTGGCCAGCAATCCTTCATGGTTGCTATCAACAACGTCGGTCAGCGACTACGGTAACTGCAGGCATGTTAGGTCTACATCGAATCCTTTCCACCTGGTCTTCTCAAGTGGATGCCTATATAGCCTTGACCCATTTTGCCAAAAAAAAATTTATCGCAGGAGGAATTCCCAAAGATAAATTGTTTGTCAAACCCAATTTTTTGCCCGTCTCCCCTACAGAAGGGGTAGGAGAACGTGCGTATATTTTATTTGTAGGACGGCTGACGGATGAAAAAGGACTCAACATTCTCCTTGAGGCATGGAAAAACATCCGTACGACTCTTCAACTCAAAATTATTGGAGATGGTCCCTTGGCTTCCACCCTTGCTACCCAAGCTAAAGTTCTTCGTGGAATTGAATGGCTCGGTCAACGAGATCGGGATTCTGTGTCGACTATGATGAAAAACGCTTTTGCCCTCATTGTCCCATCACTATGGTATGAGGGCTTTCCAATGGTTGTGGCAGAAGCCTATTCAGTGGGGTTGCCTGTTATCAGCAGTGCCGTTGGAAGCCTGGAGGAAGTGGTCACGCACGGCGTCACCGGACGTCATTTCAGACCCGGCGATAGCCAAGACCTCCAGACTCAAATTGAATGGGCTATCAATCACCCGGAGTCTATGATCGAGATGAGAAAAAATGCCAGAGAACGCTTTTTATCCAGATACACTGCCGAAGAAAACCATCGACTCCTTATGGAAATTTATGACCACACATTAGGAGAAACTTCCCAGCAAACCGATTCCTCTCCTCAGCACCCTCAATCTAATTCATAA
- a CDS encoding AAA family ATPase, producing MYLEYYHLQKSPFHTTPDPEFLFLSPSHKQALGAIWYGVNERKGLVTVIGEVGLGKTTILRSVLSRMPITPQRLVHLSHPTLSFGQLLNTLLCQLGLVGEEEDDYSLINQLHQALNEEHQAGRGVVLFVDEAQNMPIATLKKLPMLLNMETTTEKILQIVLVGQPELIQILQRRDLRQLEQRVAIRAHLSPLSMAESTAYIKHRLSRAGAKGKSPFSLRAQALIAKHARGNPRRLNMLCDNALVAGVGYQRRPVGEEIVREVISEQINHDPFTVWRGVGNYRWLLGFICVAIFGIGGLAQQDSLMGFVKDFTLPVWGKQEMRWMTSRSGEKLFVEQRPVIDYSPYSVSSVMDLSMDEGGVAKEDDGRRKVSENFEIHVVEEGDTLHSLLRKRYGHVRPEVLQEVLRLNVGLDDASKIFSGQEIRFPSRQTWGVDLALLENRP from the coding sequence ATGTATTTAGAGTATTACCATTTACAAAAGTCGCCATTTCATACCACTCCTGATCCAGAGTTTTTATTTTTAAGTCCCAGTCACAAGCAGGCTTTAGGGGCGATTTGGTATGGAGTGAATGAACGAAAAGGTCTTGTCACCGTCATTGGAGAGGTGGGTTTAGGGAAAACTACGATCCTTCGATCAGTTCTTTCTCGGATGCCTATAACCCCGCAACGGCTTGTTCATCTTTCTCATCCCACGCTTTCCTTTGGACAGCTATTGAATACGCTTCTGTGTCAACTGGGTCTGGTGGGGGAAGAGGAAGATGATTACAGTTTGATAAACCAACTTCATCAGGCTTTAAATGAGGAACATCAGGCGGGTCGTGGGGTAGTTCTTTTCGTGGATGAAGCGCAAAATATGCCGATTGCCACATTGAAAAAACTCCCGATGCTTTTGAATATGGAAACGACCACGGAAAAGATTTTGCAGATTGTTTTGGTGGGCCAACCTGAATTAATTCAAATCTTACAGCGTCGGGATCTTCGTCAGTTAGAGCAACGAGTGGCGATTCGGGCGCACCTTTCTCCATTATCTATGGCGGAAAGTACGGCCTATATTAAGCACCGTCTGAGCCGGGCAGGAGCAAAAGGCAAGAGTCCTTTTTCCCTCCGTGCCCAAGCTCTTATCGCCAAACATGCGAGGGGAAACCCTCGCCGATTAAATATGCTTTGTGATAATGCTTTGGTGGCCGGGGTGGGATATCAACGACGCCCGGTTGGCGAAGAAATCGTGCGAGAGGTTATTTCGGAGCAAATTAATCATGACCCTTTTACCGTTTGGAGAGGTGTTGGGAACTACAGGTGGCTTCTTGGGTTTATTTGTGTCGCTATATTCGGGATTGGAGGACTCGCCCAACAGGATTCTCTGATGGGCTTTGTTAAAGACTTCACTTTACCTGTGTGGGGCAAGCAGGAGATGCGATGGATGACATCCAGATCGGGGGAGAAGTTGTTTGTAGAACAGAGGCCGGTGATTGATTATTCACCCTATTCGGTCTCATCCGTAATGGATTTGTCTATGGACGAAGGGGGCGTGGCCAAGGAAGATGATGGCAGAAGAAAGGTCTCTGAGAATTTTGAAATTCATGTGGTGGAGGAAGGGGATACTCTTCATTCTCTGTTGAGGAAAAGATATGGTCATGTTCGACCAGAAGTCCTTCAAGAAGTGTTACGTTTGAATGTTGGGTTGGATGATGCGAGCAAAATTTTCTCTGGCCAGGAAATTCGATTTCCTTCGCGGCAAACGTGGGGAGTGGACTTGGCGTTATTGGAGAACCGTCCTTAA
- a CDS encoding lipopolysaccharide biosynthesis protein, translated as MISDSTLRSWEASSRVLSLRDVFTVLFKHQNVILTVFIVTLGLTAFVTLVQAPVYEAYSSVLIKIGREHIYRSEVGQSNPTISIDRAATINSEIRIASSADLIKKVLEYLTVETVYPDLSRQTSTPGRTLEEAIMKFQYHLSVSQAKDSNVLEITWQHEDPIIAAKAVNLLVEFLKEKHLRIYSDPNTGFLEKQVQFYKQKFDKSKADLETFKRIVGLSSLEDERRLFLEQIKEMDTTLKTVQHDIQGQRSKLRSLKTQKGSMPTSISLSSVNQGNTSIDKAKSELLDLRRREQELLAKYKERSRYVKEVREEIAIISQFIQLEEGRHSDRITKGNNPIFQQLEMEIVAGEANLQSLFSKEQEITRQLMELRYKLRNLESQEQELEALDLNLAMDRKNYETYLYKWEEARVSEEMDRLNLANMSVIQAAMVPLHPVKPQKILYVFLGALAGLVGGVGFGFVVEFLEGGYTRPEYLTRDLGLPILARIIQKA; from the coding sequence ATGATTTCAGATTCAACTTTACGTTCTTGGGAAGCTTCTTCGAGGGTTTTAAGTTTGCGTGATGTCTTCACTGTTTTATTTAAGCATCAAAATGTCATTTTGACTGTTTTTATCGTGACATTGGGGTTGACGGCTTTTGTCACTCTCGTGCAAGCCCCTGTTTATGAAGCGTATTCCAGCGTTCTTATCAAGATTGGCCGTGAGCATATTTACCGATCGGAAGTCGGGCAAAGCAATCCCACGATCTCCATCGATCGGGCAGCCACAATAAATTCTGAAATTCGTATTGCTTCAAGTGCAGATCTCATCAAGAAAGTCTTGGAATATTTGACAGTGGAAACGGTTTATCCAGACCTTTCCAGGCAGACATCGACACCGGGTCGTACTCTGGAAGAGGCGATTATGAAGTTTCAATATCATTTGTCGGTATCTCAAGCGAAGGATTCTAACGTCCTGGAAATCACATGGCAGCATGAGGATCCTATCATCGCCGCCAAGGCGGTCAATTTATTGGTGGAATTTTTAAAAGAAAAGCATTTGCGAATTTATAGCGATCCCAATACTGGATTTCTTGAAAAACAAGTTCAATTCTATAAGCAAAAGTTTGATAAGTCCAAGGCGGACCTCGAGACCTTTAAACGAATCGTCGGTCTTTCCTCCTTGGAAGACGAGCGTAGGTTGTTCCTGGAGCAAATTAAGGAAATGGATACGACATTGAAAACCGTTCAGCATGATATTCAGGGACAACGCAGTAAATTGAGGTCTTTGAAAACCCAGAAAGGGAGTATGCCTACGAGTATTTCACTGAGTAGCGTCAATCAGGGTAATACCTCGATTGATAAAGCCAAGAGTGAATTACTGGATTTGCGTCGACGGGAGCAGGAATTATTGGCTAAATATAAAGAGCGTAGCCGGTACGTGAAAGAAGTGCGGGAAGAAATTGCCATTATTTCTCAATTTATTCAGCTAGAAGAAGGTAGGCATTCGGACCGGATCACGAAAGGGAATAATCCGATTTTTCAGCAACTGGAAATGGAAATTGTGGCTGGAGAGGCTAATTTGCAGTCACTGTTCTCTAAAGAACAGGAAATTACTCGACAACTTATGGAGTTAAGATACAAATTGCGCAATTTAGAATCTCAGGAGCAAGAGTTGGAAGCATTGGACTTGAACCTAGCCATGGATCGGAAGAACTATGAAACGTATTTATACAAATGGGAAGAGGCACGAGTGTCAGAGGAAATGGACCGCTTGAATTTGGCAAACATGAGCGTCATCCAAGCTGCGATGGTTCCCCTTCATCCAGTCAAGCCCCAAAAAATTCTCTACGTTTTCTTGGGAGCTCTCGCCGGTTTAGTGGGAGGAGTCGGTTTTGGATTCGTGGTGGAATTTCTCGAGGGTGGATATACCCGACCGGAATATCTGACGAGAGATCTGGGATTGCCGATTTTGGCCAGAATCATTCAAAAGGCATAA
- a CDS encoding polysaccharide biosynthesis/export family protein: protein MVIRLGLFLLLVIIMACSQKAGLESLPSGPPGFSVLDINVVDPPLIEEYRIQPHDELDVKFFFNPELNEEKLPVRPDGRISLQLAGEVMAAGRTPAELTNQLKVLYNEELKKPELTVIVKSFAQHRVYVDGAVEHPSEVEIRGSLTALQAIASAGGVKDTGQLQEVLIIRRGPKSHPLVFKVDLEDILQGNHKQADIRLAPYDVVYVPQSAIADVNQFVNLYIRKNIPIGFGTFFTLN, encoded by the coding sequence ATGGTCATTCGCCTCGGTCTGTTCCTTCTTCTTGTGATCATTATGGCGTGTAGCCAAAAAGCCGGCTTGGAATCACTCCCCTCTGGTCCTCCTGGTTTTTCGGTTCTGGATATTAATGTGGTTGATCCCCCTCTTATTGAGGAATACCGTATCCAGCCCCATGATGAGTTAGATGTGAAATTTTTCTTTAATCCTGAGTTAAACGAGGAAAAGCTTCCTGTTCGTCCAGATGGCCGGATTTCCTTGCAGCTGGCTGGTGAGGTGATGGCAGCGGGTCGAACGCCGGCTGAACTCACCAATCAGTTGAAAGTTTTGTATAACGAAGAGTTAAAAAAACCTGAACTCACCGTCATTGTGAAGTCGTTCGCTCAGCATCGGGTTTACGTGGATGGGGCAGTAGAGCATCCCAGTGAGGTTGAAATCCGTGGTTCGCTAACGGCACTTCAAGCTATTGCCAGTGCTGGAGGAGTCAAGGACACTGGACAGCTGCAGGAAGTATTAATCATTCGCCGTGGCCCGAAAAGCCATCCGCTTGTATTTAAAGTTGACCTGGAAGACATTTTACAAGGGAATCATAAACAGGCTGATATTCGGCTGGCTCCGTACGATGTCGTATATGTGCCTCAATCGGCGATTGCCGATGTCAACCAATTTGTAAATTTGTATATTCGGAAAAATATTCCAATTGGTTTTGGGACATTTTTTACCTTGAATTAA
- a CDS encoding SOS response-associated peptidase family protein — protein sequence MLAETVAEKPSFRKAFQQQRCLILADGFYEWKRIGTETQPCYIHKNLLLDTPQLAGGLYLTENRPFVFAGIWDHWEILHQGSLDSCFIITTGCRSFFLLANMACAWIPQ from the coding sequence ATGCTTGCCGAAACGGTAGCTGAAAAACCATCTTTTCGGAAGGCCTTTCAGCAACAACGCTGTCTCATTCTGGCGGATGGGTTTTATGAGTGGAAGCGAATAGGCACAGAGACGCAACCTTGCTATATTCATAAAAATCTGCTCTTGGATACCCCCCAGCTTGCTGGGGGTCTTTACTTAACAGAAAACCGCCCCTTTGTGTTTGCCGGGATTTGGGATCATTGGGAAATCCTACATCAAGGGTCCCTTGATTCCTGTTTTATTATCACCACCGGGTGCCGGTCATTCTTTCTCCTGGCCAATATGGCGTGTGCTTGGATCCCGCAGTAA